The following are encoded together in the Bos javanicus breed banteng chromosome X, ARS-OSU_banteng_1.0, whole genome shotgun sequence genome:
- the ARMCX4 gene encoding armadillo repeat-containing X-linked protein 4: MGRIQEVGLVTAGLMIWAGACYCIYRLTKGRAQSVRRLARNGSKVKMETVAGIQNQTLAMCEAMVGTEIETRPKPKTGAETGARDRSGAEVETKVIATDRSKAYSQAKAMAEAKTETQSEARTVAGTVIITEAVILTDAKASEVAMKEAVTQTDSGSGKLIKKEAVTQTKTKAWALGTKVETKKEAMTQTKAETHILAEKEIEMNRVVVTQNEALAVIREVTKTGAINKIRSVADTKSRALEETVSVAKTLSEVWSGTSVDAQGNPNFVSEAEAGAVMKPCSLSQAVAKIQIDSVLGTEVEAKGNCKTMSQAGSSADMRASVQSQVVAKAQTEAMLGVAVDVGGNTKAMCEAGIGADTSVSTQSQTVTKKQAETVSGARVDDRGNTNVISRAMMGADMTAATQPLVVADTQIEFAPDAWVKGRGSPYPVSMVRAGTDTESYMEPQPTIRVQADALPDDRVKAQDDANTKSKEEAGTDKKAQSQTSTKSQAEAPPTTRRKARSKAKGKSKAGLGIEMKTCVQPEAGVRAQADVFPDSRIDGKGDPDAISGPGAKAELRASGEPQDMAIFQGEVLPGAQNKVQDNPDAVSKAGTGSDTKSSAQPQAVASSQGEALPGVKKKALGSASAVSKAGAGLDAKASAQPPTDAIGPAQLQAVASSQGEALCGVKNKARGNATAVSKAGTGQDTKSSAQPQAVTSTQGEALPGVKKKARGNAGAVCKAGAGSDTTGPTQPQAVVSSQSEASPGTKNKVRSNPNAASKAGAGSDAKASAQTPTDTTGPAQPQAVGNSWGEALPVTKNKTQGNPNAMSTAGTGPDATCSAQLQTDTTNTAQPQGMVSSQGEALLGAKNNVRGNPNNLCKAEAGADPVGSAQPQAESNSPGESLPSARSKVWGNPSTVSKVDSGPDTRGCVQPQAAASSQGETSCGTKKKVRDSASTASKAGSKPDTKGCVQPQATASSQGETSCGTKKKARGSASGASKAGAGPHAMDSLQLQTDTTGSALSQAVASSQGEALLGARSKVRGNRITESKGEAGAGMVGSGQHQSLAHSQSKTSLGAKDKAKHKCEAEATGDVSVKPKAKATPTSENEGGAGTQACTKSQSKVHDYYWNGIGVEDWVASERWIKFRFQARDGYWENSTSWADDENEANTESWSVAKSENEVGIQSWAGAGDQASGGFWAGSQASQQSWAGGQANGGYWVEATDRAAGGSWTVAENQASGTSWAGTGNQAVVVPWTGAQVSDSSWAGGQTSGVSWTGGEAIGVSWAVVENQANGASWTGAEAQAGGRSQDGAGIQANGASWAQATGGNVVNIGYWAVAVDQATGGSWILTSDLSGGATWVGTSDLAKPRLEVQASENVSWTGTGLGPENQSSGKAWAVTANQASGGSGLASVNQSSGMSWITTGEQASGGARPGIVGQSSVGSWSGTGNQASEGLLAGTVEQASGGSWTGTGDQSRGGSKPGFEVQVSEEGSLARAGGQADGQSRLGPEDQPSGGSWANSGDQASGGFLVGAVDQANEGSWVGGHQAGSEAKPRYEDQAKSGRVSWADSAGQASVGSILGPRDQSVGDSWAAIGDQASGGSRPVPENQSSGWFYACSGSQANAGGSWGGAGDQAVRGPVLEPMNQSSGGSWADTGSPASGGSWAGAGAQAGSCSKPGFEDQASGGVFWSSAQDQAIGGSSPGLADQASGGSWTGTGSQASERSWIVTGDQGSSCYKSGFEDQASGGGSWVGTGDQACGKSQTGSKPVNEAGRASSMGPEHQASGGSWTSPGDQPSRKSQVSAGVEAREGSWFGAGSEASTGSWFWRGEKVCIVSSPGDKNEASIKSSSVVGKEAIIDSRFGAKNKANIGSWMESDEAVCMDSCLGAESGAVAGAEARQESWLWDGDVATTGSRLGAGAEASGRSWTLAGDVDEDELSRASSPDIEEISLRSLFWADSENSNALRSKCEKDVSFERGARHKVSNKDKLEAPQGGVDAKSCSWDGKRNRSEDKSVPKTKAKKTAESRVSCPSMVPGAGMGSWAGAMIWTEMKFPYQNESCFPPEDELRKQIRSGEKTQPWVCRCKRENNMDPRELEKLICMIEMTEDPSIHEIANNALYNSRDYPFSHEIIRNAGRISIIEGLLNNPYPSVRQKALNALNNISVAAENHRKVKTYLNQVCEDTITYPLNSNVQLAGLRLIKHLTIISEYQHMVTNYISEFLRLLTVGSGETKDHILGMLLNFSKNPSMTKDLLIANAPASLINIFSKKETKENILNALSLFENINYHFKRRAKVFTQDKFSKNSLYFIFQRPKACAKKLRILAAEYNDPEVKERVELLLSKL; this comes from the coding sequence ATGGGTCGCATTCAGGAAGTGGGCTTGGTTACTGCAGGACTGATGATCTGGGCTGGTGCCTGCTACTGCATTTACAGATTAACCAAGGGAAGAGCCCAGAGTGTGAGGCGACTTGCCAGAAATGGGTCCAAAGTCAAGATGGAGACTGTGGCTGGGATACAAAACCAGACCTTGGCCATGTGTGAAGCCATGGTGGGGACAGAAATTGAGACTAGACCCAAGCCCAAGACCGGAGCAGAAACTGGAGCAAGAGATAGGTCTGGAGCTGAAGTAGAGACTAAGGTCATTGCTACAGACAGAAGCAAAGCCTATTCTCAAGCCAAGGCAATGGCTGAAGCAAAGACAGAGACCCAATCTGAGGCCAGAACGGTGGCTGGAACAGTGATAATAACAGAGGCAGTGATTTTGACTGACGCCAAAGCCAGTGAAGTGGCCATGAAAGAGGCAGTGACCCAAACTGACTCTGGGTCTGGGAAACTAATCAAGAAAGAGGCAGTGACCCAGACCAAAACTAAAGCTTGGGCACTTGGTACTAAGGTAGAGACCAAGAAAGAAGCAATGACCCAGACCAAAGCAGAAACTCATATATTGGCTGAAAAAGAGATAGAAATGAACAGAGTGGTGGTGACACAGAATGAGGCCTTGGCAGTAATCAGGGAAGTGACCAAGACGGGCGCCATAAACAAGATCAGAAGTGTGGCTGACACCAAGTCAAGAGCCCTGGAAGAGACTGTGagtgtggctaagactctgtctGAGGTCTGGTCTGGTACCTCAGTTGATGCTCAGGGAAATCCTAATTTTGTGTCTGAGGCAGAAGCTGGAGCAGTCATGAAGCCCTGTTCACTGTCTCAGGCTGTGGCCAAGATCCAGATTGACAGTGTTCTTGGTACTGAGGTTGAGGCCAAGGGGAATTGCAAAACTATGTCTCAGGCAGGGTCTTCAGCAGATATGAGGGCTTCTGTTCAGTCTCAAGTTGTAGCCAAGGCCCAGACTGAGGCCATGCTTGGGGTGGCAGTTGATGTTGGGGGTAATACCAAGGCCATGTGTGAAGCAGGGATTGGGGCAGATACAAGTGTTTCTACACAATCTCAGACTGTGACCAAGAAACAGGCTGAGACAGTGTCTGGTGCCAGGGTTGATGACAGGGGAAATACCAATGTCATATCTAGGGCAATGATGGGAGCTGACATGACGGCTGCCACACAGCCTCTAGTTGTAGCCGATACTCAGATTGAATTTGCGCCTGATGCCTGGGTTAAGGGTAGAGGCAGCCCCTATCCTGTATCCATGGTGAGGGCTGGAACAGACACTGAATCCTATATGGAGCCTCAGCCTACGATCCGTGTCCAGGCTGATGCCCTGCCTGATGACAGGGTTAAGGCTCAAGACGATGCCAACACCAAGTCTAAAGAAGAAGCTGGGACAGACAAAAAGGCACAGTCTCAGACTTCCACCAAGAGCCAGGCTGAGGCTCCACCTACCACCAGACGTAAAGCTAGGAGCAAAGCCAAAGGCAAGAGTAAGGCAGGGCTTGGAATAGAGATGAAAACCTGTGTACAGCCTGAAGCTGGGGTCAGGGCCCAAGCTGATGTTTTCCCTGATTCCAGAATTGATGGCAAGGGTGATCCTGATGCCATTTCTGGGCCAGGGGCTAAGGCAGAACTGAGGGCCTCTGGTGAACCTCAGGATATGGCCATTTTCCAGGGCGAGGTCTTACCTGGTGCCCAGAATAAGGTCCAGGACAATCCCGATGCTGTTTCTAAGGCAGGGACTGGGTCAGATACAAAGAGCTCTGCTCAGCCCCAGGCTGTGGCCAGTTCCCAGGGGGAAGCCTTGCCTGGTGTCAAGAAGAAGGCTCTGGGCAGTGCCAGTGCTGTGTCTAAGGCAGGGGCTGGTCTAGATGCAAAGGCCTCGGCCCAGCCTCCGACAGATGCAATAGGCCCTGCCCAGCTCCAGGCTGTGGCCAGTTCCCAGGGTGAGGCTTTGTGTGGTGTCAAAAATAAGGCTCGGGGCAATGCCACTGCTGTGTCTAAAGCAGGGACTGGACAGGATACAAAGAGCTCTGCCCAGCCCCAGGCGGTGACCAGTACGCAGGGTGAGGCCTTGCCTGGTGTCAAGAAGAAGGCTCGGGGCAATGCTGGTGCTGTGTGTAAGGCAGGGGCTGGGTCAGATACCACAGGCCCTACTCAGCCCCAAGCTGTGGTCAGTTCTCAGAGTGAAGCCTCACCTGGTACTAAGAATAAGGTCCGGAGCAATCCCAATGCTGCGTCTAAGGCAGGGGCTGGGTCAGATGCAAAGGCCTCTGCTCAGACTCCAACAGATACAACAGGCCCTGCTCAGCCCCAGGCTGTGGGCAATTCCTGGGGTGAAGCCTTGCCTGTTACTAAGAATAAGACCCAGGGGAATCCCAATGCCATGTCTACAGCAGGAACTGGGCCAGACGCAACGTGTTCTGCCCAGCTTCAAACAGATACAACAAACACTGCCCAGCCCCAAGGTATGGTCAGTTCTCAGGGTGAGGCCTTGCTTGGTGCCAAGAATAATGTCAGGGGTAATCCCAACAATTTGTGCAAGGCAGAGGCTGGAGCAGACCCCGTGGGCTCTGCTCAGCCCCAAGCTGAGTCTAATTCCCCAGGTGAATCCTTGCCTAGTGCCAGAAGTAAGGTCTGGGGCAATCCCAGTACTGTGTCTAAGGTGGACTCTGGACCAGATACCAGAGGCTGTGTTCAACCACAAGCTGCAGCCAGTTCCCAGGGTGAGACCTCGTGTGGTACTAAGAAGAAGGTTCGGGATAGTGCCAGTACTGCATCCAAGGCAGGGTCTAAGCCAGATACCAAGGGCTGTGTTCAGCCCCAGGCTACAGCCAGTTCCCAGGGTGAGACCTCGTGTGGTACTAAGAAGAAGGCTCGGGGCAGTGCCAGTGGTGCGTCTAAGGCAGGTGCTGGGCCACATGCAATGGACTCTCTGCAGCTGCAAACAGATACAACAGGCTCTGCTCTATCCCAGGCTGTGGCCAGTTCCCAGGGAGAGGCCTTGCTTGGTGCCAGGAGTAAGGTCAGGGGCAATCGCATTACTGAGTCTAAGGGAGAGGCTGGAGCAGGTATGGTGGGCTCTGGCCAGCATCAATCTTTAGCCCATTCCCAGAGCAAGACCTCGTTGGGGGCAAAGGACAAGGCTAAGCACAAGTGCGAGGCAGAAGCCACGGGAGATGTCTCTGTAAAGCCCAAGGCTAAGGCCACGCCCACTTCAGAGAATGAAGGTGGGGCAGGCACTCAGGCCTGCACAAAGTCTCAGTCTAAGGTCCACGACTACTACTGGAATGGGATTGGCGTTGAGGACTGGGTTGCTTCAGAGCGATGGATCAAATTTAGGTTTCAGGCTAGGGATGGATACTGGGAGAATAGCACATCCTGGGCTGATGATGAAAATGAAGCCAATACTGAGTCCTGGAGTGTGGCTAAGAGTGAGAATGAGGTTGGTATTCAGTCCTGGGCTGGAGCTGGGGACCAGGCCAGTGGAGGGTTCTGGGCTGGGAGTCAGGCCAGTCAACAGTCCTGGGCTGGGGGACAGGCCAATGGAGGTTACTGGGTAGAGGCTACAGACAGGGCTGCTGGAGGGTCCTGGACTGTAGCTGAGAACCAGGCCAGTGGGACTTCTTGGGCTGGCACTGGGAACCAGGCTGTTGTGGTGCCCTGGACTGGAGCTCAGGTGAGTGACAGTTCCTGGGCTGGGGGCCAAACCAGTGGGGTATCTTGGACTGGGGGAGAGGCCATTGGTGTATCCTGGGCTGTGGTTGAGAACCAGGCCAATGGAGCATCCTGGACTGGGGCTGAGGCACAGGCTGGTGGAAGGTCCCAGGATGGGGCTGGGATTCAGGCTAATGGAGCCTCCTGGGCTCAGGCTACAGGTGGGAATGTGGTTAACATTGGGTACTGGGCTGTGGCTGTGGACCAGGCTACTGGAGGTTCCTGGATTCTGACTAGTGACCTCTCTGGCGGTGCAACCTGGGTTGGGACTAGTGATCTGGCCAAGCCTAGACTTGAGGTTCAGGCCAGTGAAAATGTGTCCTGGACTGGGACTGGGCTGGGGCCTGAAAACCAGTCCAGTGGAAAGGCCTGGGCTGTGACTGCCAACCAAGCCAGCGGAGGGTCTGGGCTAGCTTCTGTGAATCAGTCCAGTGGTATGTCCTGGATTACAACTGGAGAACAGGCCAGTGGAGGGGCTAGGCCAGGGATTGTAGGCCAGTCCAGTGTTGGGTCCTGGTCTGGCACTGGGAACCAGGCCAGTGAAGGATTATTGGCTGGGACTGTGGAGCAGGCCAGTGGGGGTTCCTGGACCGGGACtggtgatcagtctcgtggtggGTCCAAGCCTGGATTTGAGGTTCAGGTCAGTGAAGAAGGTTCTTTGGCCCGTGCTGGTGGTCAGGCTGATGGACAGTCTAGGTTGGGACCCGAGGACCAGCCCAGTGGAGGGTCCTGGGCTAACTCTGGGGACCAAGCCAGTGGAGGGTTCTTGGTTGGAGCTGTGGACCAGGCCAATGAAGGGTCCTGGGTTGGTGGGCATCAGGCTGGCAGTGAGGCAAAGCCTAGGTATGAGGATCAGGCCAAATCTGGAAGAGTATCTTGGGCTGACAGTGCAGGTCAGGCTAGTGTAGGGTCTATACTGGGGCCAAGGGACCAGTCTGTTGGAGATTCCTGGGCTGCTATTGGAGACCAAGCCAGTGGAGGATCCAGGCCAGTGCCCGAGAATCAGTCCAGTGGATGGTTCTATGCTTGCAGTGGGAGTCAGGCCAATGCAGGAGGGTCCTGGGGTGGGGCTGGTGACCAGGCAGTTAGAGGTCCTGTGCTCGAGCCCATGAACCAGTCCAGTGGTGGGTCCTGGGCTGATACTGGGAGTCCAGCCAGTGGAGGGTcttgggctggggctggggctcaggCTGGTAGCTGTTCCAAACCTGGATTTGAGGATCAGGCCAGTGGTGGAGTGTTCTGGTCCAGTGCTCAGGACCAGGCCATTGGAGGGTCTAGTCCAGGGCTTGCAGACCAGGCCAGTGGTGGGTCCTGGACTGGCACTGGGAGTCAGGCCAGTGAAAGGTCCTGGATTGTGACTGGGGATCAAGGAAGTAGCTGTTACAAATCTGGATTTGAGGATCAGGCCAGTGGAGGAGGCTCCTGGGTTGGCACTGGGGATCAGGCTTGTGGAAAATCCCAGACTGGATCTAAGCCTGTGAATGAGGCTGGTAGAGCATCTAGCATGGGGCCTGAACATCAGGCAAGTGGAGGGTCGTGGACAAGCCCTGGAGATCAGCCCAGTAGAAAGTCTCAGGTAAGTGCTggggtggaggccagggagggATCCTGGTTTGGAGCTGGGAGTGAGGCTAGCACAGGGTCTTGGTTCTGGAGAGGGGAAAAAGTTTGTATTGTATCTAGTCCTGGGGATAAAAATGAAGCCAGTATTAAATCCAGCTCAGTAGTTGGGAAAGAAGCCATCATTGATTCCAGATTTGGGGCCAAGAACAAGGCCAATATTGGGTCCTGGATGGAATCTGATGAGGCTGTCTGTATGGATTCCTGTTTGGGAGCTGAGTCTGGAGCTGTGGCTGGAGCTGAGGCCAGGCAGGAGTCTTGGCTGTGGGATGGAGATGTAGCCACTACAGGGTCTAGgcttggggctggggcagaggCTAGTGGGCGGTCCTGGACTTTGGCTGGAGATGTAGATGAGGATGAGCTAAGTAGAGCATCTAGCCCTGATATTGAGGAGATCAGTTTAAGGTCCTTGTTTTGGGCTGACAGTGAGAACAGTAATGCACTCAGATCTAAGTGTGAGAAAGATGTCAGTTTTGAGCGTGGGGCTAGACATAAGGTCAGCAACAAGGACAAGCTGGAGGCTCCACAAGGTGGAGTCGATGCAAAGTCTTGTTCCTGGGATggtaaaagaaacagaagtgagGATAAATCTGTGCCTAAGACTAAAGCCAAAAAGACAGCTGAGTCAAGAGTCTCATGTCCGTCCATGGTCCCTGGGGCAGGAATGGGGTCATGGGCAGGAGCCATGATCTGGACAGAAATGAAATTTCCATACCAAAATGAGTCTTGCTTCCCACCTGAAGATGAACTCAGAAAGCAGATCAGGTCTGGGGAGAAAACTCAGCCCTGGGTTTGCCGTTGTAAACGTGAAAATAACATGGATCCACGAGAGCTCGAGAAACTCATTTGCATGATTGAGATGACTGAAGATCCTTCTATTCATGAAATAGCCAATAATGCTCTATATAACAGTCGTGATTACCCATTTTCCCATGAAATAATTCGTAATGCAGGTAGAATCTCAATTATTGAAGGCTTGCTTAATAACCCCTACCCTAGTGTTAGGCAGAAAGCTTTAAATGCACTGAATAACATCTCAGTGGCTGCTGAAAACCATAGGAAGGTTAAAACATACTTAAATCAAGTATGTGAAGACACCATCACCTATCCCTTGAATTCAAATGTGCAGCTGGCTGGACTGAGATTGATAAAGCACCTGACTATTATCAGTGAGTATCAGCATATGGTTACAAATTACATTTCAGAATTTCTTCGTTTGTTAACTGTGGGAAGTGGAGAAACTAAAGACCATATTTTGGGAAtgcttttaaatttctctaaaaatCCCTCTATGACAAAGGACTTGCTCATTGCCAATGCACCAGCATCACTGATTAATATCTTTAGCaagaaagagacaaaggagaATATTCTTAATGCTCTTTcactatttgaaaatataaattaccaTTTTAAAAGAAGAGCAAAAGTATTTACCCAAGACAAGTTCAGTAAAAATTCCCTTTATTTCATATTCCAACGACCTAAAGCATGTGCCAAGAAACTTCGCATCTTAGCAGCAGAATACAATGACCCTGAGGTGAAAGAAAGAGTTGAGCTGTTATTAAGTAAACTATGA